The window CCGCCAAATCTGGGTCTGGATGCCGACGTACTTCATAGCTTAGACAATAGACGAAAGACAAAGGCTTTTTTACATCGTTCCTTTCGTCTTTAGTCTATAGGACCGTAGGTCCGTTCTTTCGTCTAAAATTTCACCTCGGGAGCCTTGTTGAGGGTCTCGCGGCCTTCGGACGCCTCGTACATGGGAGCACGCCTGAAGTTGAACATGCCGGCGATGATGTTGCTCGGGAATACCTCGCAGGCGTTGTTGAACTCGCGGGTAGCGGAGTTGAAGAAGCGACGTGCGGCAGAAAGCTTGTTCTCGATATCGGAAAGTTCCGTCTGCAGCTGCAAGAAGTTCTGGTTCGCCTTGAGTTCCGGGTACGCCTCGAGGGAGACGCGGAGCCCGGCGAGCGCACCGGTAAGGGCCTTGTCGGCAGCAACCTTCTCGTCGACCGTGGTGGCACCCATCGCGGCGGCACGGGCGGATGTCACCTTATCGAGAGTTTCCTTCTCGTGGGTGGCGTAGCCCTTCACGGTATTCACCAGTTGCGGCACCAGGTCAAAGCGCTGCTTGAGCTGCACGTCGATATTCGCGAAGGCATTTTCGCGGTTGTTGCGGAGCTTCACCAGGCCATTGTACATGGAGATGAAACACACGACGAGAATGACCACGACGACGGCGATGACAATTCCGATAGTCATAAGAACTCCTTTGAAAATCGTTTTAAAGGAAAAGTATATAATTTTCGTGCAAATAGTTTTATATCTTGTAAAAAAAAGGAGTTTTCAAATGCGCAAAGATCTCGGAGTAAAAACCTACCTGTACCCGCAACCCACGCTCGTCATTGGCACCTACAACGAAGACGGTTCGCCGAACGCGATGGTCGCCGCATGGGGCTCGGTAAGCGACTCGAACCAGGTGGCTATCTACGTGGCCGCATCGCACAAGACCGTGCCGAACATCAAGGCGCGCAAGGCATTCACCGTGAGCATGGCGACCGCCAAGGACATCAAGGCCATCGACTACCTGGGCATAACCAGCGGGAACAAGGTTGCCGACAAGTTCGCCAAGTCGGGACTCACCGCAATCAAGAGTGCTCACGTGGACGCCCCGCTCATCGCGGAACTCCCGCTCGCACTCGAATGCAGGATGGTGAGCTACGACGACGATTCGGAACTCCTGCTCGGCGAAATCGTGAACGTGACCGCCGACGAATCCGTGCTGGACGCCGACGGCAAGCTTTCCGTAGAAAAACTCGCGCCGGTGTGCTACGATTCCGCAGGCCACGGCTACTACGTGATGGAACGCCGCATCGGGAACGCCTTCAGCGACGGGAAGACGCTTTAAGGAGGCGGGAGTGCTTGTGAAGAAGTTTCTGCACGGCATGAACCCTGCCGCTTTTACGGGTTTCGCGCTTGCGGGCTTGCTCGCGGGCACGCTCGCTGCCTGCGGTGACGACAGTTCCAGCAGTTCTCCCGCTCCGGAAAGTTCCGACGCAGTCATCGAATCGAGCGACGCGCTTTTGCCGGAATCGAGCAGCGCGGCCCTGCCCGCATCGAGTTCCTCGGCGGAAGCGGTTCCTGGCGATACCGTATGGAACAAGGCAAACCTCACGTGGTACACCTCCTGGCCGGAACCCGGCAGCGAGGAATGCGAGGACTACAACGGATGTACGTGGGCGGGCTGGTTCGCAGGCCTCGAAGACCAGCAGACAGAGGAATGGGTCAGCGAGCACAACATCATCGCCATCCACGAGAAGGACTGGGATACCTACAAACTCAAGACATTCAGGCTGCGCAAGAACGGCTACACCATCGACGCCGTCGTCTACGACATGTGTGCCGACAGCGACTGTGACGGCTGCTGCACCAAGAACGCGGGCAAGGTCGGGTTCCTCATCGACATCGAGAGCTACACGCGCGCCCGCTTCAACAACTACGGCTCGGGCACGGTGGAATGGACTTGCCTCGACTGCGAATAGGGCGCAAACGGCAATGAAAGTCCAGATCCTCATAGACAACATCGCAGGAACGTGCGGCCCGCGCAAGCTATTCGGCGAATGGGGACTTTCCGTTTATGTGGAATACGATGGCCACAAGGTGCTGCTCGATACGGGCGCATCGCACCTGTTCGCAAAAAACGCGAAAGTGATGGGCATCGACCTCTCGCAGGTGGATATCGGCGTGCTGAGCCACGCGCATTACGACCACGCGAACGGCATGGCGAAATTCTTTGCGCTCAATAAGACCGCACCCTTCTACCTGCGGAAGGGCGCAGGCGAAAACTGCTACCACACGCACAAGCTTTTCGGGCGATTTAGCTACCACGAATACATCGGCATTCACAAAGGATGGCTCGAGCGATTCGCGGGCCGCATCCGCTATGCGGAAGGCAATGCCGAAATTGCGCCGGGAATAACGCTCGTGCCGCATTCTACCACAGGGCTTGAACGCATCGGCGAGATGGCGCACCTGAGCGTGAAAGAGAACGGCAAGTACCGCTACGACAGTTTCGCGCACGAACAGAGCCTGGTTTTCGATACCCCGCAGGGGCTGTTCGTCATGAACAGTTGCAGCCACGCGGGAGCAGACAACATCGTGAAGGAAATCGGGGATGCCTTCCCCGGGAAAAAGATTTACGCGATTCTCGGCGGGTTCCATCTTTTCCGTTACCCGGATGCACGCGTGCGCGCCTTCGCCGAAAGGCTACGCGAACTCGACGTGCAGAAGATTTACACAGGGCACTGCACCGGCGACCGCGCCTACGGAATACTGCGGGAAGTTCTCGGCGAGCGTGCAGAGCAAATGCACACCGGAATGACAATAGGGATTTAGGGATTCCAAAAAAGGAACCCCTAATTTGATTCACTTTTGAAAAAAGCTTGAAGCTGCGTGAATTTCGGATTCCGTCAAGCCCGTAAATTCAGCAATCTCTTCGAGGGACTTGTTCTTCGCAAGCATCTTGAGTGCTATTTCGCGGGCCTTGTTGCGTTCGCCTTCGGACAGACCTTCAGTCTTGCCTTCGGAAAAACCGATTTCGTGTTCAGCCTTCAAGTCCGTCATGTTTTTCGCCTCGCAGTTGAAAAGTTCCTCTATAAAGTTAATCAATTTAACGGAATCAAGCAAGTGCCGGAACGTCTCGTTCTGCATAATCTTTTCGGGAACGGGTTCCTCCTTGACAATCACCTTGATGGCGCGGAGCCACTGCGCCGCCTCGGAGTTGTCGTTTACGGTGATGCCCGCCTTTTCGAGCTCGAAGAACTTGTCGATTTCCACGAAAATCTTCTGGATCTTGGGGAAGAACTTCCTCCCGTTGCACATTTCGTCAACGTGATGGATGTACTTCTGCGGTTCCTCGGGGAAAAGCTCGAAATCCAGGAGCCCGAGGAAGTAGATGCGCGGAAGCTCGTACTTCTCGCTGGTGTGCACCTGGTTCTCGATGACGCGGGAAATGTAGTATTCCACGCGGTCGCGGAAGAAGTCGTCGCCCTGCTGCTGCACTTCCACCAGCACCTTTTCGCCGGCGTTCGTGGTGCCAATAATGTCCAGAATGCAGTCCTTCTTGTTGAAAACGCCCGGAAATTCCTGCATTTCGAGGGTGATTTCCTTGATGGCGTCGTCGCCCTGCAGACCCAGCATCGCGTTCACGAGCGAGATGAGGAGCGAGTGGTCCTTTTCCTCGGCGAAGACAATCTTGAAGATGCCGTCACTGAGGATATAGGCGTACTTGTAAAGTTCCTGGTACTTGAGGAGGTTGCTCTTGTCGATTTCCATCGCCTTGAGCAGGGAGTAGTGTTGCGTGCGGTTCATGTTTTTTCCGTTTGTTGAAGTTGTGGTTTTGGCTTGCAAACGGAAATGCCAGGACGTAGAACACCTGCGGCACCAGACGGTTGCCGCTCGCAAACCAGTTGAATGACTGATTTTTACGTCCACCTTTACGGCAGACGGTGCTCTACGTTGATAGCCACAGGGCCGGTTCCCTGCAGGGCAACTGTCGCGATTTGCGAATTGTCAAGTCCGCAAAGGGCAACGACCTCAAGCAGATAGTTGAACTGCCTCCCCGGTTCGAAAACGCTGTCAGGAGGATTGTCGGAATCTACTGAAATGAATATACAATCTTTTTGGAAGAAAGACAAGTCCCCGAGATGATACACCATAGCCTTACTTGCGCTGGGCGCGAACGGCGGCCTGTGAGCAGCAAATGCTCCGTATTAACGGAGCATGGTTGCGAGAGTGAGCGCTTTCCGGATTGCCCTACTTGCGCTGGGCGCGAACGGCGTCAACAACGGCTTTGAGTTCTTCCTTCTTTGCCTGTTCCTCTTCCGGCGTAGGCTTCGTGTCTTCGAGAAGGCGGTCGGCCCATTCGTCCCAGAAGCGGCAGCGTTCGCCCTCGAGCTTCATCTTCGCGAACTTGACCGGCTCGGTTTCGACGGCGAGCGTCACGACCGATTCCTTGTAGGCCTGCGGGAGGCCCGCAACATGCGACATACGCTGCTTGAGTTCGGCGACAGTCGCATCCAGGATATCCACGTCGAAACGGCGTTCGATGTAACGGCGGGCAATGAACCCGAGCGCCATGAAGTAGTCACCCTGGTTGCCTTCGGCGAGATAGTTCTTCTGCCTGAGTTCCTTGAGAGCGAGTACCGCCTCCTCGTACGGCGGGAGTCGCGGAGCCTCGCCCTTCTTCGCGAATTTCTTGTGCAGGAACCACCCGAGGAACACGAGCAGCACCACCCCCAGCACGATCAGCACGATGTAGAGCCACTGCGGCAGGCGCGGGTCATCGAGCGGGTCTTCCGCTTCCAGGATATCCGTCTCCTCGCCCGTAGTGCGCATGGAAACCTTCACGGCCACCGGGTCGGTATTCACCTTCACGGTATCGCTACCCACCACGGCGTTCACCTGCTGCGGCGCAATCAAGAAGTCACCGCTCACGAACGTGTTGAGCGTCGCGAGCCATACGAATTTCGCAGTCCCCTTGGGCATGCCCTCGGTCACCTTCTCGTTCTTCATCTCCTTGACTTCAAAGCTGCCAAGGTTCCCGACAAAGCTAGGCAAATCCACGATGGCGTTCTCCGGCGCCGTGACCTGGATTTCGTAATTGAACATGTCGCCCACGAAAACCTGGGCGTTATCGACGTTCGCCTTGACACTCACATCGAAGGCGAAGGCGGGAAGTGCACAAAAAGCAAAAAGGACGGCCAATGCGGCGGGGCGGAAAAGGCTCTTACAAGAAAAAAGTGACATAAAGACCTCTGTGCCGAAGAATATACAAATTTTACCGCGAAAAAACACAGGATGTAGGCCACAGGTTGCAGCAGCCTTTTCACGAAAAACCATGCGGCAAATGCAGACCGGAGAGTTTCTATATTGTAACTTTATGTTACCCCCGTCCATTTGCAGAATCGTCCTCGTGCTCACGCTAGCCGGTGCCGTACTTGCAAGTGCGGGCGAAAAAACGAATGCGGGTGAAAAAGCGGACGCAAGGGCCGACTCGGCGACGCAGGCCATAGCCGACACGACAGAAATCTCGCAGGAGCATATCTTCAACGTGATAGGGCTCGTGCTCCCCCACAACTCGCTGCGCAATTCCAAGACGCTTCACAACTGGCCGTTCTTCGCCGTGGCCGCACCCGCCTGGGTATCGACCATCAGGCTCAAAAGGGATATCAACAGGGCTTTTACCCTCAAGGGGTTCGCCACGTACGACCTGGGGTTCAACGGAATCGGGCTCCGCATAGGCACATCGCTGGAACTTATCCACCTGCTGGAACTCGGCGTGCAGGTGAACACGGGAACGGCACTCAACTACGGCGAGACTGCGACCTTCATGGGCGTGTACGACCCCGAAAAGAGGGACTACCGCCAGGACATCATCTTCACGCAGTACGCCTACGGATTCAAGTACAATGCCACGCTGACCATCCCGCTGCTCGCGTTCCTGCCCAAGAGCAAGTGGACAAAGATTATCCTGAAGGGCACGGCGGAATACGCCTACTCGGGCTACACCGGCGCCGATGACGGCGAAGTGTGGAAGGCGGGCAGCGAGAACCTGGTGAACGGATTCAAGTACAAGTGCGGCGGCACGCTAATTTATATGCTGCCGTTCAAGCGCGTGAACATGGCCATGGTATCGGCAAACGTGAGCGGATTCAAGCACGCCTACGATTTCGACAGCGTCTACAAGGACTACAATCCCGGATTCAAGACGGTAAGCATTACCCCGATGGCGTCGGTCAAGATAAGCGAGAACTGGAACGGCATGCTGATGGCGGTCGTATCGCGCGATCGCGTGTTCGAAAACAGGCGCTACCCGACCACCGAGGAACCCTTGCAGAAACAAGTCGGGAGCGAATGGGACCTGCGCACCGTGATGTTTATCGCGAGCAGGAAATTCTAGGGCCGCCAGGGCTTTTTCGCATATTCTATCTTTGCGGTGACATGACAGCCGCCCTCACCATATACCTCATAGTCCTCGTGCTTATTGCAATCCGCAGCGCACGCAAGGTCAAGGACATTCCCGACTTCTTTGTAGCGCGGAAGGGCGCTTCGGCGCGTATGGTGGCGGGGAGCCTGGTGGCGACAATTCTCGGCGGGTCGGCCGTTATCGGCGCGATCGATTCCGGAATGAAAATCGGCGGGGCCGCCAGCTGGTTCATGCTTACGGGCGCCCTCGGGCTATTCGCCCTCATCCCATTTGCGGGTCGCGCATACAGCCACGGGAAATACACGCTCCCCGACCTGGTAGAGAACCTGTACGGCAAAGGCCCGCGGTTCGTTGCGTCGCTCGTGATACCGGTCGCGTGGACGGGTATCGTGGCGGCGCAGATTATAGCGGCGGCGAAACTCCTGATGACGTTCACCCCGATGGAATACACCACGGCCGCCGTCGTGTCGGCGGCGGTGTTCACGGGCTATACGCTCGCGGGCGGCCAGCTTTCGATTTTGCGCACGGACTTTTTGCAAGCATGCCTGATTATCGCAGGCCTGCTACTCATCGCGGGCTTCGCGCTGATTAACGGCGCGGGCGACGCGGGCGTGCTTCCGGGCAAAGAGCTTCCCTTCCCGTTCAACGCGGGCTTCTCGCCTTTCGACCTCTTCCTGCTCATCCTTACCTACGGCACAACGTACACCGCGGGCCCCGACATCTTCAGCCGCGTGTTCTGCGCGAAGGATATCGCCACCGCAAAAAAGGGAATCGCGATTGCCGCCTGCGTGCTCATCCCGGTCGCGTTCGTCATCGGGATTCTCGCGCTGTTCGGCACGAGCCTCGGTGACGTGCAGGGGGCCCGAATCACGGCCATTGCAAATGCAGTACTCCCGCCGGCGCTCGTCCCGCTGGTGGCGCTCGCGCTCCTGAGCGTCGTCCTCAGCAGCGCCGACACCACATTGCTGAGCAGCTCCGTGATACTCTGCGGGCTGTTCCGCACCGGCGCAAGCCCCAAGGAGGCTTGCGACCCGCATACCGCCGCAGGGCTCGCAAACAAAACGCTTCTCAAGGCGCGCGTCGTCATATTCCTGAACGGCATCGTGGCACTCCTGCTCGCGCTCGTATTCACCGACATCATCGGCACGCTCCTCCTCGCGCTCGCCGTCTATGCCGGCGCCTTCACCGTGCCTATCCTGTGGGGCCTCACGGGGCTCCGTTCCAGGCCGGCAAGCGTCGCCGCGGGCATAATTCTCGGCGGTGCGCTCGCCCTCGCGGGCAAGCTCTGCCCTCCCCTTCCGGGAGCTATCGGGAGCCATACCGGCGACATCCTCACCATTGCAGCCTTCATCGTGAACGGGATTTGCCTTGCCGCCGGCCGTTTAAGGCGCAAAAGCGCGTAGTCTCCGGGAATGCAGGGCCGACAGGTTCCCCGTAATATCATATCTTTTGGATATGGGTGTAAGTTTCTCCGGACATGCGGTTCACCGCCTGCTCGCCTGCATACTCGCAGTTTCGCTCGCAGGCTTGCTCACCTCGTGCGCCTCCACCAAGATGGAGTACGCCAAAGAAGTCGAGATGGACGCCTATCCCGGGCCAAATATCCAGGGCATCAACCGCCACCTCAAGGAAAATACCGTGGGCTCGCGCCTGCACGGCGGGTTCATCGTGAGCAAACTCGAACATCTCGGTGTCGACGGCGTAGAAAACAAGGACGAGTGGGATTCCGTCGACGTGGATTCGAAATACAGGATCACCTACCTGCCCGTCTACGGTTCCATCGACAAGTTCGCGAAAGGCGACCTGTTCATGATGAACATCGGGTTCGGCATCTACCACGGCATATACGCCTCCACCTCGGTCGGTATCAACACCAGGCACTTCGAGCTCGGGCTTTCCACGTTCCAGCGCTTCACCTACCAGATTATCAACTACCTCGGCTACGAAAGGGACGACGAGGGCAACCTCAACAAGCTCGAGAACTTCGACAACGAGAACAGGCTCGTGTTCCAGTACGGCGCAGGCGCCTACGCAAGCCTATTCCTCGGGCCCGTGACGCTTTCGTACAACGGCAACATCTACAGACCGAACAAGTCCGTCATTATCGACAAGCCGATTCCGCAATTCAAGTTCGCAACCCCGTACCTGTTCACGAACAACTTCCTGGTTTCGTACTGGTACAACCCCACCACGGAATTCCAGCTGGGCGTAACGAACATCCTCGTCGACTTTAACGGCGGTCACTGGTCGCTGAACGCAGGCATTTCGCTCTGGTCGTTCTAACCGTATAGATCCTCGCCTTGCTTCGACAATGCTCACTTCGACATAGCTCAGTGCAGGCAGCACAGGCCGCAAGGATGACCCATTCTTATTTGGTCGCCGTATTTACAATTGGCTTGTTCAGTATCCGCTTGCTCCGGAGAGCAACCGTCGGGTGCTCGCGGTAAATAAGCGAGAAGAGAACCGTATGCGGGTATTCGCAGCGGGCCAGTTCCTGCAGGGCATTTTTCGCAATCTTCCTGTCGGTCTTTTCCAGCGCGTAGCGGTCGCATTCATATTCCTGGTTCCAGCAGTAGAAATGGAAGAACGTGCGGAACGGGATGGCGGCCAGGTGCAGCCACAGGACCGATTCCACAATGGAGCATTCCCACCGCACCATCAGTGCGGCCATGAACCATATGGCACAGAGCGCGAAGGCGACCTTCACCAGGTTGCGCAGGATGGCGTGGTGCAACTTCGCGTGCGCCTGCTCGTGCATTTCCACGAACTTGCCCACCGTAGGCTGCTCGCGGTTTTCGGGAAGCGGCACAAGGTCGTTCACCAGCGGCAAAATCCGCATCACGGTAAAGGCGCTGAACCTGCACTGCACCGCGCGACATTCCCGGATTTCGAGAACCACCCGCGCGGCAAGTTCAACACAAAGTAATGTGACCAGCAGGAGAGACAATTTTCTACCCGAGCGACTTGAGTACGTTCGCGAGGCGCTTCACGGATTCCTCGAAGCGGGCGCGTTCCCATTCCACGAAGGCGCTGTCTACGGGGTGCGCGCTATCGTAGTCGTCGAATATCTCGCGACCGCGCTGGTTATCCTTGTCGAGCCCGTGGAACACCGACTCGAACCAGCCCTTCTCGAGCACGCGGAAGCGTTTCACCAGCTCGTCGAGCGTCTCGGGGAGCTGCACCGCACGCGCAATCTCGCGGGGCATGTCGGCAGGCAAAAGCTTGCGGAGTTCGCGCGGGGTCTGCGACAGGAGCGAGGTATCGTTTTCGACAAGCGAGATGATGCTTTCGAGCACGTAACGTTCCAGGTACTCGCCGTATGCGTGCAG is drawn from Fibrobacter sp. UWR3 and contains these coding sequences:
- a CDS encoding LemA family protein, coding for MTIGIVIAVVVVILVVCFISMYNGLVKLRNNRENAFANIDVQLKQRFDLVPQLVNTVKGYATHEKETLDKVTSARAAAMGATTVDEKVAADKALTGALAGLRVSLEAYPELKANQNFLQLQTELSDIENKLSAARRFFNSATREFNNACEVFPSNIIAGMFNFRRAPMYEASEGRETLNKAPEVKF
- a CDS encoding flavin reductase family protein, translating into MRKDLGVKTYLYPQPTLVIGTYNEDGSPNAMVAAWGSVSDSNQVAIYVAASHKTVPNIKARKAFTVSMATAKDIKAIDYLGITSGNKVADKFAKSGLTAIKSAHVDAPLIAELPLALECRMVSYDDDSELLLGEIVNVTADESVLDADGKLSVEKLAPVCYDSAGHGYYVMERRIGNAFSDGKTL
- a CDS encoding MBL fold metallo-hydrolase, whose translation is MKVQILIDNIAGTCGPRKLFGEWGLSVYVEYDGHKVLLDTGASHLFAKNAKVMGIDLSQVDIGVLSHAHYDHANGMAKFFALNKTAPFYLRKGAGENCYHTHKLFGRFSYHEYIGIHKGWLERFAGRIRYAEGNAEIAPGITLVPHSTTGLERIGEMAHLSVKENGKYRYDSFAHEQSLVFDTPQGLFVMNSCSHAGADNIVKEIGDAFPGKKIYAILGGFHLFRYPDARVRAFAERLRELDVQKIYTGHCTGDRAYGILREVLGERAEQMHTGMTIGI
- a CDS encoding Rpn family recombination-promoting nuclease/putative transposase produces the protein MNRTQHYSLLKAMEIDKSNLLKYQELYKYAYILSDGIFKIVFAEEKDHSLLISLVNAMLGLQGDDAIKEITLEMQEFPGVFNKKDCILDIIGTTNAGEKVLVEVQQQGDDFFRDRVEYYISRVIENQVHTSEKYELPRIYFLGLLDFELFPEEPQKYIHHVDEMCNGRKFFPKIQKIFVEIDKFFELEKAGITVNDNSEAAQWLRAIKVIVKEEPVPEKIMQNETFRHLLDSVKLINFIEELFNCEAKNMTDLKAEHEIGFSEGKTEGLSEGERNKAREIALKMLAKNKSLEEIAEFTGLTESEIHAASSFFQK
- a CDS encoding sodium:solute symporter encodes the protein MTAALTIYLIVLVLIAIRSARKVKDIPDFFVARKGASARMVAGSLVATILGGSAVIGAIDSGMKIGGAASWFMLTGALGLFALIPFAGRAYSHGKYTLPDLVENLYGKGPRFVASLVIPVAWTGIVAAQIIAAAKLLMTFTPMEYTTAAVVSAAVFTGYTLAGGQLSILRTDFLQACLIIAGLLLIAGFALINGAGDAGVLPGKELPFPFNAGFSPFDLFLLILTYGTTYTAGPDIFSRVFCAKDIATAKKGIAIAACVLIPVAFVIGILALFGTSLGDVQGARITAIANAVLPPALVPLVALALLSVVLSSADTTLLSSSVILCGLFRTGASPKEACDPHTAAGLANKTLLKARVVIFLNGIVALLLALVFTDIIGTLLLALAVYAGAFTVPILWGLTGLRSRPASVAAGIILGGALALAGKLCPPLPGAIGSHTGDILTIAAFIVNGICLAAGRLRRKSA
- a CDS encoding M48 family metalloprotease; amino-acid sequence: MSLLLVTLLCVELAARVVLEIRECRAVQCRFSAFTVMRILPLVNDLVPLPENREQPTVGKFVEMHEQAHAKLHHAILRNLVKVAFALCAIWFMAALMVRWECSIVESVLWLHLAAIPFRTFFHFYCWNQEYECDRYALEKTDRKIAKNALQELARCEYPHTVLFSLIYREHPTVALRSKRILNKPIVNTATK